Proteins encoded by one window of Xiphophorus couchianus chromosome 13, X_couchianus-1.0, whole genome shotgun sequence:
- the nrm gene encoding nurim, translating to MASVTARSWALCAVSLLNLLFVFISGADFIRFVSFRPIYHNITGETTLCQDSVPWPVALKDSSVLWALVVDLSLLALFVAQHSLMAWAPVKRALQTVLGALNRTAYCFTTALALQILMHHWQPVTGAPCLWSVRHAPWSVWFPLLCFALHFLCWAIICSILVIFDYPELLGIKQVYYECLGLGDPWAQKPAPAQRLLSHLRHPVCLELAVILWLLPAFSLDRLLLAGTLSAYVGLAHSLDKQDLAYLCAQLKGKVWLLAELQCGGVEQNGSEEKEG from the exons ATGGCGTCAGTCACAGCCCGTAGCTGGGCTCTCTGCGCGGTCTCTCTCTTAAATCTGCTCTTTGTGTTCATTTCTGGGGCGGACTTCATTCGCTTCGTGTCGTTTCGACCCATTTATCACAACATTACAGGGGAGACGACGCTCTGCCAAG ACTCCGTCCCCTGGCCCGTGGCCTTGAAGGACAGTTCTGTGCTCTGGGCTCTTGTTGTGGATCTGTCCTTGCTGGCTCTCTTCGTTGCCCAGCACAGCCTGATGGCCTGGGCCCCGGTCAAACGGGCCCTGCAGACGGTGCTGGGGGCCCTGAACAGGACAGCTTACTGCTTCACTACTGCACTCGCCCTCCAG ATCCTGATGCACCACTGGCAGCCAGTGACTGGCGCCCCCTGTCTGTGGTCAGTGCGCCATGCACCCTGGAGTGTCTGGTTCCCTCTGCTCTGCTTTGCGTTGCACTTCCTCTGCTGGGCCATCATCTGCAGCATCCTCGTTATTTTTGATTATCCAGAACTACTGGGTATTAAACAG GTGTATTATGAGTGCCTGGGTTTGGGGGACCCTTGGGCCCAGAAACCAGCTCCGGCTCAGCGCCTGCTGTCCCACCTCCGCCACCCCGTCTGCCTGGAGCTGGCCGTCATCCTGTGGCTGCTGCCGGCCTTTTCCCTGGACAGGCTCCTGCTGGCCGGCACCCTGTCGGCCTACGTCGGCCTGGCGCACTCTCTGGACAAACAGGACTTAGCCTACCTGTGCGCCCAGCTTAAAGGCAAGGTGTGGCTCTTAGCGGAGCTGCAGTGCGGCGGCGTGGAGCAGAACGGCAGCGAGGAGAAGGAGGGTTAA
- the ppp1r18 gene encoding uncharacterized protein ppp1r18 — translation MSVSSLPEWKQLLLERKRREEEQREKREKEEEEKLASMPAWKRGIIQRRKAKQESLGDRDRDICLLQVDARTPSDCLSDTDSSITVNLGSETSLSPDPGMWLDAEPKPGSQVSMETIVPVHENPFIRTQSVWRKGKDLEAANEVEGKLCVRSQEVEVSRGRDIELKIERFRDLSEGWEKEKSREKSLGKEKENNHEGFEKDKQQWKDSVKEQELLKGKKETEEKDVVQPSGQFSPVLPCLRTIRADNIIIIEQDRKGSDERRARWREAEREMSEEDQQGKRGMKMDLREILAGGGSVTEIRASEVLIIKPSVSVEERTEGGGKTREDGEGKSSLDLTRDTKSEMSWLREKEKDKPWGQATVINKDEGGDSCDDNVFIEKGGRVSKLLSKFGEHPKPPSRSKSSDNFLQSGRRKYSGDQDDRQSEERKANGKNMLMKNIPKRSFSFSDRVIGAVENGLLDVGGQERIHQDKNAAPWVDVVGVAKLKLSCKERFGKQRNVKAEDEKGENQKKNDTEIWKKHRSELKKVEPVNKRAAEKVLDADGDKGFTVASVKNTEGISFARRVPIRQDGRARAERDARKEKSLEKDSEADDGLQRKVQTESDYVGASLEVSPNPSEAPDSQCKHNSAFTECSSLLSMVPDRIPHRGPEWSGTGPQGPYLMHSSLPQQNEELIRKIEKVGDTTIYINDKEERRYSAAREEDLQTGSHSGPEREIPRSPKRIPPLEVQIPRTVFYVAEEMAERKDSECRSADGQDWEGGQRVERRDSWRIRKPLSRIESLREKIRQRELDKQREREARVGDGCEAADVCDAPAAEDRYEMRGSEVKKEWEAVAVQTRPAEPESVKGEAAEQTCSGVYDVRREVGVLKTSPQLPVSVLSSQDSSREEVAGERSASASEGSQISEDEADPLKHVEPHLEQHRAQYESAEEEDEEEEEEDREFSEEELEKYTTSTDSIGSLSPSPPHPNSLAAMSRIYNLDTVGSRTGLYLRDRTVDIPSSVHLVKVKPFISSSQQGDSKSKAGDDIRGVQTIQQQIEQFQLKEQEVLKSSANTSSKEREAKIQQSPKRELKLQVKEAEETPALNPKKSPQHLCSPTSQQKQTITINSSFSRTQSPDNSLKPTNCAPTPASSPCSPSPANSPSVSPSPSASPKLFTIKSASGGHVKRGATITITPRKPAGGGATGSVARPGTAVPASASAGSAKVPPQQAMSPTVDEPTKKYPTVEEIEVIGGYLNLERSCLVKSKVTPKRGKVCFDEDQLEQVCEYPSETFMLTLSPLPYDLEKKEKEAHKDDGEGEGGGGGVVLKSTKSTGTATGPRLRVDESCPR, via the coding sequence atgTCTGTTTCCTCTCTGCCAGAATGGAAGCAGCTTCTTCtggagagaaagaggagagaggaggagcagcgagagaaaagagaaaaggaggaggaggagaagctggCCAGCATGCCCGCCTGGAAACGAGGGATCATCCAGCGGAGGAAGGCCAAGCAGGAGAGTTTAGGTGACAGGGACAGAGACATCTGCCTGCTCCAGGTGGATGCCAGAACTCCCTCTGACTGCCTGAGTGACACTGACAGCTCAATTACGGTCAATCTGGGAAGTGAGACATCGCTCAGTCCGGATCCTGGGATGTGGCTGGATGCAGAGCCCAAACCTGGAAGTCAGGTGTCGATGGAAACCATCGTTCCAGTCCACGAGAATCCGTTTATTCGTACCCAAAGTGTGTGGAGAAAAGGCAAAGATCTTGAGGCGGCAAATGAGGTGGAGGGAAAACTCTGCGTCAGGTCGCAAGAAGTGGAGGTGAGCAGAGGACGAGATATCGAGCTGAAAATAGAAAGGTTTAGGGATTTGAGTGAAGGGTGGGAGAAAGAGAAGAGCAGGGAGAAGAGTCTcggaaaagaaaaggagaacaACCATGAAGGATTcgaaaaagacaaacaacagTGGAAAGACTCagtgaaagagcaggagctccttaaggggaaaaaagagacgGAGGAAAAAGATGTCGTTCAACCATCTGGTCAGTTTTCACCGGTTCTTCCTTGCCTTCGAACCATCCGAGCCgacaacatcatcatcatcgaaCAGGACCGAAAAGGCAGCGATGAAAGAAGGGCGAGATGGAGGGAGGCGGAAAGAGAGATGTCTGAGGAGGACCAGCAGGGGAAAAGAGGGATGAAGATGGACCTGAGGGAGATCCTGGCAGGAGGAGGGAGCGTGACGGAGATCCGAGCTTCTGAAGTTCTGATCATCAAGCCGTCGGTCAGCGTCGAAGAGCGGACAGAAGGGGGAGGAAAGACTAGAGAGGATGGAGAAGGGAAGAGCAGCTTGGATTTAACCAGAGATACAAAATCAGAAATGTCCTggctgagagaaaaagagaaggaTAAACCCTGGGGTCAGGCGACTGTGATCAATAAAGACGAGGGAGGAGACAGCTGTGATGATAACGTGTTTATTGAGAAGGGAGGAAGGGTCAGCAAGCTGCTCAGTAAGTTCGGAGAGCATCCAAAGCCTCCATCTCGGTCCAAAAGTTCGGATAACTTCCTCCAATCAGGGAGGAGAAAATACTCTGGAGACCAAGATGATCGACAGTCTGAGGAGAGAAAAGCAAACGGAAAGAACATGCTGATGAAAAACATCCCTAAACGCTCCTTCAGCTTCTCGGATCGAGTCATTGGTGCTGTTGAAAACGGGTTATTAGACGTAGGTGGTCAAGAGAGGATTCATCAAGACAAAAATGCTGCTCCTTGGGTGGATGTAGTAGGGGTAGCAAAGCTCAAACTGAGCTGCAAGGAGCGCTTTGGAaagcaaagaaatgtaaaaGCTGAGgatgaaaaaggagaaaatcagaagaaaaacgATACAGAAATATGGAAGAAACATAGAAGTGAGCTGAAGAAAGTTGAGCCTGTCAATAAGAGAGCTGCAGAGAAAGTATTGGACGCTGATGGAGACAAGGGGTTCACCGTGGCATCGGTCAAAAACACAGAGGGAATATCGTTTGCGAGAAGAGTGCCAATCAGACAAGACGGTAGAGCAAGAGCAGAAAGAGACGCTAGGAAAgagaaaagtttggaaaaagaTTCAGAAGCAGACGATGGACTGCAAAGAAAAGTGCAAACTGAAAGTGATTATGTTGGTGCTTCTTTGGAAGTGTCACCCAATCCCAGTGAAGCTCCTGACAGTCAATGCAAACATAATTCAGCTTTCACAGAGTGCTCCAGTTTGCTCTCCATGGTCCCAGATCGGATCCCCCACCGAGGACCAGAGTGGAGCGGCACAGGACCTCAAGGCCCTTACCTCATGCACTCCAGTTTACCCCAACAAAACGAGGAACTTatcagaaaaatagaaaaagtagGGGACACAACTATCTACATAAACGATAAGGAGGAAAGACGTTACTCTGCTGCACGTGAAGAAGATcttcaaacaggaagtcattctGGACCAGAGAGAGAGATTCCTAGATCTCCAAAACGGATCCCACCTCTTGAGGTTCAAATCCCAAGGACTGTGTTTTATGTTGCCGAAGAGATGGCGGAGAGAAAAGACAGCGAGTGTCGGAGCGCGGACGGACAAGACTGGGAAGGAGGTCAGAGGGTGGAAAGGAGGGACAGCTGGAGGATCAGAAAACCTTTGAGCCGGATCGAGTCCCTCCGAGAGAAGATCAGGCAGAGAGAGCTGGATaagcaaagagaaagagaggcCCGGGTGGGAGATGGGTGTGAAGCTGCTGATGTCTGTGACGCTCCAGCAGCTGAGGACAGGTACGAGATGAGAGGAAGTGAGGTAAAGAAAGAGTGGGAAGCTGTGGCGGTTCAGACAAGGCCGGCTGAGCCAGAGAGTGTAAAGGGGGAAGCAGCAGAGCAGACATGCTCGGGTGTGTATGACGTCAGACGGGAAGTCGGCGTGTTGAAAACCAGCcctcagcttcctgtttctgtccTCAGTTCACAAGacagcagcagagaggaagtgGCAGGCGAGCGCTCGGCTTCTGCCTCTGAAGGCTCCCAGATTTCCGAGGATGAAGCTGACCCCCTGAAACATGTAGAGCCGCACCTGGAGCAGCACAGGGCCCAATACGAGAGCGCAGAAGAGGAAGacgaagaagaggaggaggaagacaggGAGTTCTCCGAGGAGGAGTTGGAGAAATATACAACTTCTACAGATTCTATAGGATCTCTCTCTCCTTCGCCGCCTCATCCCAACTCTCTAGCAGCCATGAGTCGGATCTACAACCTGGACACTGTTGGCTCAAGAACTGGCTTATATCTGAGGGACAGGACAGTAGACATCCCATCTTCTGTACACCTTGTTAAAGTGAAGCCGTTTATTTCAAGCTCCCAGCAGGGGGATAGCAAAAGCAAAGCAGGTGACGACATCCGCGGGGTCCAGACGATACAGCAACAGATCGAGCAGTTTCAGCTGAAAGAGCAGGAAGTGCTGAAGTCATCTGCAAATACTTCTTCAAAGGAAAGAGAAGCAAAAATACAGCAGAGTCCCAAAAGAGAGTTAAAGCTGCAGGTGAAAGAAGCTGAAGAAACACCAGCACTCAACCCCAAGAAGTCTCCTCAACATCTTTGTTCCCCAACATCTCAGCAGAAGCAAACTATCACCATCAACTCCTCATTTTCAAGAACCCAATCACCTGACAACTCCCTGAAACCTACAAACTGTGCTCCGACTCCAGCCTCCTCGCCATGCTCGCCATCTCCTGCCAACTCCCCCAGCGTTTCCCCGTCTCCCAGCGCCTCGCCCAAGCTCTTCACCATCAAGAGTGCTTCTGGGGGCCACGTAAAGAGAGGCGCCACCATCACAATCACCCCCAGAAAGCCTGCCGGAGGAGGAGCCACGGGGTCGGTGGCGAGGCCCGGAACAGCGGTACCAGCATCAGCATCAGCAGGGTCGGCTAAAGTCCCACCCCAGCAAGCGATGAGCCCCACTGTGGATGAGCCTACCAAGAAGTATCCAACGGTGGAGGAAATTGAGGTGATTGGTGGATATCTGAATCTGGAGCGGTCCTGTCTGGTCAAGAGTAAAGTGACACCAAAGAGG
- the limd1b gene encoding LIM domain-containing protein 1, whose protein sequence is MKIWTVHMEALSLSVATQRAATVGESGHLQLVALQEATAVNQRSAPLTAVCKCRLSEPDTGGAMEPRLCFGSCTRCGEAVFAAGGACKAMGHLFHNTCFTCSVCNKQLTGQPFFTVSGHIYCEDDFLFSGVHPSEETCYSCGSSITDLVLQARGKSYHPTCFRCVVCRQELQGQAFAVDSDCRVYCVTDYHRVQSPRCGACRMPILPTEGSAESIRVASCNKYYHVECYSGEVSLI, encoded by the exons ATGAAGATTTGGACAGTCCACATGGAGGCA TTGTCGCTGTCCGTTGCCACCCAGAGAGCAGCCACCGTCGGGGAGTCGGGGCATCTGCAGCTTGTTGCCCTCCAAGAGGCAACAGCAGTAAACCAGAGATCAGCTCCCCTTACAGCTGTCTGTAAATGTAGACTGTCAGAACCAGACACTGGAGGAGCCATGGAGCCCAGACTTTGCTTTG GAAGCTGCACTAGATGTGGGGAAGCCGTGTTCGCTGCTGGAGGAGCCTGCAAGGCCATGGGACATTTATTCCACAACACATGCTTCACctgcagcgtctgca acaagCAGCTCACAGGACAGCCGTTTTTCACCGTGTCAGGACACATCTACTGTGAGGATGATTTTTTG ttctCTGGAGTTCACCCATCTGAAGAAACCTGTTACAGTTGCGGAAGTTCAATCACAGATTTG GTTCTGCAGGCCCGGGGGAAATCATACCACCCAACCTGTTTTCGCTGTGTGGTCTGCAGACAGGAGCTGCAGGGTCAGGCCTTCGCTGTGGACTCAGACTGCAGGGTTTACTGTGTCACCGACTATCACAG GGTCCAGTCTCCCCGCTGTGGTGCCTGCAGGATGCCGATACTGCCTACAGAG GGATCTGCAGAGTCAATTCGAGTGGCATCATGTAACAAGTACTATCATGTAGAGTGCTACAGCGGTGAGGTCAGCCTTATTTAA